In Pedobacter heparinus DSM 2366, the following are encoded in one genomic region:
- a CDS encoding GRP family sugar transporter — protein sequence MFIVESYTTAILFCFITMICWGSWANMQKLNSGTWRFELFYWDYVIGILLFSILFAFTAGSMGMRGRAFLPDLAQADPANLLSAFTGGVLFNLANILLVAAIAIAGMSVAFPTGIGIALILGVVVNYLAKPEGDPRVLFSGVLLIAIAILLNANAYRRLNRKTSNFSMKGLVIAIAAGIMLGFFYKYVAVSMVSDQLNPEPGKLTPYTALVSFAAGIFVSNFIFNSFIMYKPFVGGAIPWSAWFKGSFKDHAMGIIGGLIWNLGMSLNILAAAKASPAISYGLGQGATVIAAIWGIFIWKEFKNADRRTNNQLYIMLALYVAGIALLIIARS from the coding sequence ATGTTTATTGTAGAAAGTTATACCACAGCCATTTTATTTTGTTTCATTACCATGATCTGCTGGGGATCCTGGGCAAACATGCAGAAACTGAACTCGGGCACCTGGCGTTTCGAATTGTTTTACTGGGACTATGTGATCGGCATTTTGCTGTTTTCCATCCTGTTTGCCTTTACAGCAGGCAGCATGGGCATGCGAGGCCGTGCTTTTCTTCCCGATCTGGCACAGGCCGATCCTGCAAATTTATTGTCCGCCTTTACCGGCGGTGTGCTTTTTAACCTGGCCAATATCCTGCTGGTAGCTGCCATTGCCATTGCCGGCATGTCTGTCGCCTTTCCTACAGGCATAGGCATAGCATTGATCCTCGGCGTGGTGGTAAATTATCTGGCTAAGCCGGAAGGTGATCCCCGTGTACTTTTTTCGGGCGTACTGCTCATTGCAATTGCCATATTGCTAAATGCAAATGCTTACCGACGGTTAAACAGGAAAACAAGTAATTTTTCAATGAAAGGACTGGTTATTGCCATTGCAGCGGGCATTATGCTGGGCTTCTTTTACAAATACGTTGCAGTGTCTATGGTTTCAGACCAGCTCAATCCTGAACCGGGTAAACTTACACCGTATACTGCCCTGGTTTCGTTTGCAGCAGGTATTTTTGTCAGCAATTTCATTTTCAACAGCTTTATCATGTACAAACCTTTCGTGGGCGGGGCCATTCCATGGTCGGCCTGGTTTAAGGGTTCTTTTAAAGACCATGCCATGGGCATTATTGGTGGCCTAATCTGGAACCTGGGCATGTCGCTGAATATCCTGGCCGCGGCCAAGGCCAGCCCTGCCATTTCTTATGGGCTGGGCCAGGGGGCAACCGTAATTGCAGCAATATGGGGTATTTTTATCTGGAAAGAATTTAAAAATGCGGACAGGCGTACCAATAACCAGCTGTACATTATGCTGGCCCTCTATGTGGCTGGCATAGCCTTGTTAATTATTGCCCGCAGTTAA
- a CDS encoding DinB family protein, which yields MQDEPLTPFKQTAEQLIDLLSSQESEKLNKKPLNGGWSAAQIGEHILKSYASVETLRGRTEPSQRPADEKVASIKDLFLDFGIKMQSPVEILPSDNFISKDGLLEDLKNRIEELKEIIKTRDLTATCLDFAIPEYGYFTRLEWIWFNIFHTQRHIHQLKHIKIDPH from the coding sequence ATGCAAGATGAACCACTTACACCCTTTAAACAAACAGCTGAACAACTTATAGATTTACTAAGTAGCCAGGAAAGTGAAAAATTAAACAAAAAACCTTTGAATGGCGGATGGTCAGCAGCTCAAATTGGTGAACATATCTTAAAGTCCTATGCATCTGTTGAAACTCTAAGGGGGAGAACCGAACCTAGCCAACGCCCTGCTGATGAAAAGGTAGCTTCTATAAAAGACCTGTTCCTGGATTTTGGCATCAAAATGCAGTCGCCTGTAGAAATATTACCTTCCGACAATTTCATTTCCAAAGACGGTTTACTGGAGGATTTAAAAAACCGGATTGAAGAGTTAAAAGAGATTATTAAAACCAGGGATCTTACAGCAACCTGTCTGGATTTTGCCATTCCCGAATATGGATACTTCACCAGGTTAGAATGGATATGGTTTAATATATTTCATACCCAAAGACACATACATCAATTGAAACATATTAAAATTGACCCCCATTAA
- a CDS encoding sialate O-acetylesterase yields the protein MNLKISLPFLFLLWPYALFAKVKLPALLSDHVVLQQQSAVLLWGNTIAGRQLSVTTSWDNKSYTTTAGSKGAFELRVQTPAAGGPFYISFNDGELVKINDVMIGEVWICSGQSNMSMTMRGFPKQPILNADGIIAAAGNAQLRLFKLQRAASLEPLNDVKGNWNTASPESAAAFSAMAYQFGEMLQRRLKVPVGLILTAVGGTQIQAWMSSAQLQQFKEVNIPLSLDTAAAPHKMPTALYNGMVAPLLKFKIKGAIWCQGEANRDDPALYGQLFPAMVAGWRKDWNIPDFPFYYVQIAPLNSRDKRPTIVLVREAQQKALDKIPNSDMVCTLDVGMEKFIHYMDKTTPAMRLANCALAKTYAFKDIPCEGPVYQSMKIKGDQLMISFAHTGTGLKLLNDTLKSFEVAGEDQVFYPACSRITSANTITVGTTEVKKPVVLRYAFHNWAIATVFNSDGLPLPSFRTDNWLK from the coding sequence ATGAACTTAAAAATCAGTTTGCCTTTCCTGTTTTTGTTATGGCCTTATGCGCTTTTTGCAAAGGTAAAATTACCAGCCTTACTGAGCGATCACGTGGTATTGCAGCAACAGTCGGCGGTATTGTTATGGGGCAATACTATTGCTGGCAGACAGCTGAGTGTAACCACCAGCTGGGACAATAAAAGCTATACAACAACCGCCGGCAGCAAGGGTGCTTTCGAATTAAGGGTACAAACACCTGCTGCGGGTGGGCCGTTCTACATTTCTTTTAATGACGGGGAACTGGTAAAAATAAATGATGTGATGATCGGAGAGGTATGGATCTGCTCCGGGCAGTCAAACATGAGTATGACAATGCGCGGCTTTCCTAAACAGCCTATATTAAATGCAGACGGGATTATTGCTGCAGCCGGAAATGCACAGCTTAGGTTGTTTAAACTACAGCGTGCAGCAAGTCTTGAGCCGCTTAATGACGTGAAGGGCAACTGGAACACCGCATCACCTGAAAGTGCAGCGGCCTTCAGTGCTATGGCCTATCAGTTTGGCGAAATGCTGCAGCGCAGGTTAAAGGTGCCGGTAGGATTGATTTTAACCGCTGTGGGGGGTACCCAGATCCAGGCCTGGATGAGCAGTGCCCAGCTGCAGCAATTTAAAGAAGTGAACATCCCATTAAGCCTGGATACCGCTGCCGCGCCGCATAAAATGCCAACAGCCTTGTACAATGGCATGGTAGCACCATTGTTAAAGTTTAAAATTAAGGGTGCTATATGGTGCCAGGGAGAGGCTAACCGGGATGATCCTGCATTGTACGGGCAACTTTTCCCTGCTATGGTTGCTGGCTGGCGGAAGGATTGGAACATTCCTGATTTCCCTTTTTATTATGTGCAGATAGCCCCTTTAAACAGTCGCGATAAACGCCCAACCATTGTATTGGTCAGGGAAGCCCAACAAAAGGCTTTGGATAAAATCCCAAATTCCGACATGGTGTGTACACTTGATGTGGGTATGGAAAAATTTATCCATTATATGGATAAAACGACGCCGGCTATGCGCCTGGCCAATTGTGCGCTGGCTAAAACTTATGCATTTAAAGATATTCCCTGTGAAGGGCCGGTTTATCAGTCCATGAAAATTAAAGGCGATCAGCTCATGATTTCTTTTGCGCATACAGGCACTGGCCTGAAACTGTTAAATGATACCTTAAAATCATTTGAGGTTGCAGGTGAAGACCAGGTGTTTTATCCGGCCTGTTCCCGCATCACTTCAGCCAATACCATTACAGTAGGCACAACTGAGGTTAAAAAGCCAGTGGTGTTGCGTTATGCTTTTCACAACTGGGCCATTGCCACAGTTTTTAATTCAGATGGCCTGCCGCTGCCTTCATTCCGTACCGATAACTGGTTAAAATAA
- a CDS encoding glycosyl hydrolase 115 family protein, protein MKQTISRKNFIKGCSATLGLIATGLGSLQAAAPDGDTSFYQGQAQKPAGGILRGSWVQTDLAQKGDITLQQSAIIVAKNEHSAVHQAALFLAADIEKISGYRPAIQETVVKGIVNIVLQTAGNGNAPTAPLNRLKNKREAFAVLSSNNTVWLLGADFRGTAFAAYTLSEGLGIDPLYLWTGYQPLRNTNLILKQTNFFADSPTVKYRGFFHDDEDVLPRPFDKYGFPLRIGDVPLEWYQRYFETALRLKMNMTAPYVRVHRRYEVQKCASDWGLYYTSHHYDILLSNPFGIERFHLAEKRGVSKEWDWFKNKENMISYWRGGVEENKDINAIWPVGLRGTDDHAYEFPKDTPEKEQAKVFRDAIDAQVKTVKELVPASEPAAFHFTLYTEMLEKYRKHPEDFNVPEDVILVWPDNNDGLMRDLPNGPDKWKHGVYYHLAYFGGAPTKQGTHVITPYRIAEQFKAIVAAGATEFMLVNVSEMREHIMEARMIADICWNATAVLDQKNAAENYLQWWAREYFGMANPAVITKAYQNYYELIDSSEKTYFGATQFELILDQLHRRFNRNQPAKLEPAKIAELKGRNEKYEDAFKQINLVLPQLNREQRQFFFEHLELGLRIDHRPTQAALLLLQALAEPNDARAWNLIAAAMIPLEKLEVEILRAERPPFDKWYIPTWIRTPVAPFNIHRSYTQLREFMANNGTETPIKPRMTFGHNIDGARLWSDFIEESARIKATY, encoded by the coding sequence ATGAAGCAAACTATTTCACGCAAAAATTTTATAAAAGGTTGTTCGGCCACACTTGGCTTAATAGCTACCGGATTAGGCAGTTTACAAGCGGCAGCACCAGATGGCGACACCAGTTTTTACCAGGGTCAGGCACAAAAACCAGCAGGGGGCATCTTAAGAGGTTCCTGGGTGCAGACAGACCTAGCCCAAAAGGGAGACATTACCCTGCAGCAAAGTGCAATTATAGTAGCTAAAAATGAACATTCGGCCGTTCATCAGGCAGCTTTGTTCCTGGCCGCTGATATAGAAAAGATCAGCGGATACCGCCCAGCCATACAGGAAACTGTAGTAAAGGGCATTGTAAATATTGTTTTGCAAACTGCAGGAAATGGCAATGCACCAACGGCCCCGCTGAACCGCCTGAAAAACAAACGGGAAGCTTTTGCTGTACTGAGCAGCAACAATACCGTTTGGCTGCTGGGTGCTGATTTCCGCGGAACAGCTTTTGCAGCTTATACCCTGAGCGAAGGGCTGGGCATAGACCCTCTTTATCTGTGGACAGGTTATCAGCCCCTGCGGAATACCAATTTAATATTGAAGCAGACAAATTTCTTTGCCGATTCACCTACTGTAAAATACCGGGGCTTTTTTCATGATGATGAGGATGTGTTGCCAAGGCCTTTTGATAAGTATGGTTTCCCCTTGCGCATAGGAGATGTACCTTTGGAATGGTACCAACGATATTTTGAGACCGCGCTGCGCCTGAAAATGAACATGACGGCACCGTATGTACGTGTACACAGGCGCTACGAAGTGCAGAAATGTGCGAGCGACTGGGGCCTGTATTACACCTCCCATCATTATGACATTTTACTGTCCAATCCTTTTGGCATTGAACGTTTTCACCTGGCCGAAAAAAGAGGGGTAAGTAAGGAATGGGACTGGTTTAAAAACAAGGAAAACATGATCAGCTACTGGCGTGGCGGGGTTGAAGAAAACAAGGACATCAATGCAATATGGCCTGTAGGCCTGCGTGGAACTGATGACCATGCTTATGAATTCCCGAAAGATACACCCGAAAAAGAACAGGCAAAAGTATTCAGGGACGCCATTGATGCACAGGTAAAAACAGTAAAAGAACTGGTACCTGCCAGTGAGCCTGCTGCATTTCATTTTACATTGTATACTGAAATGCTGGAAAAATACAGGAAACACCCGGAAGACTTTAATGTACCCGAAGATGTGATCCTGGTATGGCCGGACAACAACGACGGACTGATGCGCGACCTGCCCAATGGTCCCGATAAATGGAAGCATGGGGTGTATTATCACCTGGCTTATTTTGGCGGGGCGCCAACCAAACAAGGCACGCATGTGATTACACCTTATCGTATTGCTGAACAGTTTAAGGCCATTGTAGCTGCCGGTGCAACTGAGTTTATGCTCGTTAATGTATCCGAAATGCGGGAACACATTATGGAAGCCAGGATGATTGCAGACATTTGCTGGAATGCAACTGCAGTATTAGACCAGAAGAATGCCGCCGAAAACTACCTGCAATGGTGGGCCCGGGAATATTTTGGCATGGCAAATCCAGCTGTCATAACAAAGGCTTATCAAAATTATTATGAATTGATTGACAGTTCCGAAAAAACCTATTTTGGCGCCACACAGTTTGAACTGATCCTTGACCAGCTGCACCGCAGGTTCAATAGAAATCAGCCGGCAAAATTAGAACCGGCTAAAATAGCTGAACTCAAAGGCAGGAATGAAAAATATGAGGATGCTTTTAAACAGATTAACCTGGTATTGCCCCAATTGAACAGGGAACAACGGCAATTCTTTTTTGAACACCTGGAACTGGGTTTAAGGATAGACCATCGGCCAACGCAGGCTGCACTGCTCTTGCTACAGGCGTTGGCAGAACCCAATGATGCCAGGGCCTGGAACCTCATTGCAGCAGCAATGATACCACTTGAAAAACTGGAGGTGGAAATTCTCAGGGCAGAGCGGCCACCTTTCGACAAATGGTATATCCCAACCTGGATCAGGACACCGGTAGCCCCATTTAACATACACCGGTCTTATACACAACTACGGGAGTTTATGGCCAATAATGGAACTGAAACGCCTATAAAACCCAGAATGACATTTGGGCATAACATTGATGGTGCCAGGTTATGGAGTGATTTTATAGAGGAATCGGCAAGGATAAAAGCTACTTACTGA
- the uxuA gene encoding mannonate dehydratase, which yields MTKLIQTFRWFGPNDEVTLADIRQTGATGIVTALHHIPCGEEWSIQEINDRKKLIASAGLSWEVVESVNIHESIKTGEPERDHYIALYKRSLQNLAACGLKTVCYNFMPVLDWTRTHLDFRLPNQASALRYDAPALAAFELFILQREAAFSEYSTVQQEAAKRYFDSITEAEKSLLSNTIMAGLPGTDEVFTVEEFKQHLRRYTQVGAAQLKENLAYFLRAIIPLAEALGIKMCIHPDDPPFPILGLPRVVSTEEDLLDVVNFIPSPSNGITFCTGSLGANPKNDLPAMAERLGPDIHFIHLRNVQREADGSFYEAEHLDGSTDMYAVMRNIIKEQKRRESAGRTDVAIPMRPDHGHKILDDVHRNTYPGYSVIGRMKGLAELRGLELGIRRSLSDQI from the coding sequence ATGACTAAACTGATACAAACCTTTAGGTGGTTTGGCCCAAACGATGAAGTTACTTTAGCCGATATCCGGCAAACCGGTGCTACCGGAATTGTTACTGCCCTGCATCATATCCCATGCGGCGAAGAATGGAGCATACAGGAGATCAATGATAGAAAAAAGCTGATTGCCAGCGCAGGACTAAGCTGGGAGGTGGTAGAAAGCGTGAACATCCACGAAAGCATTAAAACCGGGGAACCGGAACGTGACCATTACATAGCGCTTTATAAACGTTCACTGCAAAACCTGGCTGCCTGTGGCTTAAAAACAGTATGCTATAATTTTATGCCTGTGCTGGACTGGACACGTACGCATCTGGATTTCAGGTTGCCAAACCAAGCCAGTGCCCTGCGTTATGATGCACCGGCCCTGGCAGCTTTTGAGCTGTTTATTTTGCAGCGTGAAGCAGCTTTTAGTGAATACAGTACTGTACAACAGGAAGCCGCAAAAAGGTATTTTGACAGTATTACCGAAGCAGAAAAGAGCCTGCTTAGCAATACCATTATGGCCGGACTGCCCGGAACAGATGAGGTATTTACGGTTGAAGAATTCAAACAGCACTTGCGGCGTTACACACAGGTAGGCGCTGCGCAACTTAAAGAAAACCTGGCTTATTTTTTAAGGGCCATTATCCCCCTGGCAGAAGCCCTGGGCATTAAAATGTGTATCCATCCCGACGATCCACCCTTTCCAATCCTGGGGCTGCCACGTGTGGTATCCACAGAAGAAGACCTTTTGGATGTGGTCAATTTTATTCCGTCCCCGAGTAACGGCATTACTTTTTGTACCGGTTCATTAGGGGCCAATCCTAAAAATGACCTGCCGGCAATGGCAGAGCGACTTGGCCCTGACATCCATTTCATTCACCTTAGAAATGTACAAAGAGAAGCCGATGGCAGCTTTTACGAAGCTGAGCACCTGGATGGAAGTACGGATATGTATGCTGTAATGCGGAACATCATTAAAGAACAAAAGCGGCGTGAAAGTGCCGGACGCACAGATGTAGCCATTCCGATGCGGCCAGATCATGGGCATAAAATTCTGGATGACGTACACAGGAATACCTATCCTGGTTATTCTGTAATTGGCCGGATGAAAGGCCTGGCAGAACTGAGAGGCCTGGAACTGGGTATTCGCAGGTCTTTATCCGATCAGATTTAA
- a CDS encoding ferritin-like domain-containing protein, translating to MATTKTGGAKTAAKTSSISIKSKTGKMEDSEFHEFFVDELKDIYWAEKHLVKALPKMKKAATSPELAAAFEKHTEETNTHIATLEQVFSLLEEKVQGKKCDAMEGLLKEADSIIEDTDSGTMIRDAGLILAAQKVEHYEIATYGTLVVFAQNMGHTDVAELLQFTLDNEKATDVALTEIAVSSINEQAAAE from the coding sequence ATGGCAACAACAAAAACCGGCGGCGCAAAGACAGCTGCTAAAACCTCCAGCATTTCGATCAAGTCTAAAACAGGAAAAATGGAAGATTCTGAATTTCACGAATTCTTTGTAGATGAGCTGAAAGACATTTACTGGGCAGAAAAACATCTGGTAAAGGCTTTACCTAAAATGAAAAAAGCAGCAACAAGTCCAGAACTGGCAGCAGCTTTTGAAAAACACACGGAAGAAACCAACACCCACATTGCCACTTTAGAACAAGTATTCTCTTTATTGGAAGAAAAGGTACAAGGCAAGAAATGTGATGCGATGGAAGGTTTATTAAAAGAAGCCGACAGTATTATTGAGGATACCGATTCCGGCACTATGATTCGTGATGCAGGACTGATACTGGCTGCACAAAAAGTGGAACACTATGAAATTGCTACTTATGGTACATTAGTTGTATTTGCACAGAATATGGGCCATACCGATGTAGCTGAACTGTTGCAATTTACCCTCGACAATGAAAAGGCAACCGATGTGGCTTTAACCGAAATTGCAGTAAGTTCCATTAACGAACAGGCAGCTGCAGAATAA
- the rbsK gene encoding ribokinase: MHKILVIGSTNTDMVILTERFPEPGETIVGGKFLINPGGKGANQAVAAARLGAALTFITCMGNDAFGATSRQGFIQEGIDTSFIITDPLQASGTALITVNEAGENTIVVAPGANAQLLPEKLKGMEFLFGTHEYLLMQLEIPIETVSYAAETANRQGKKVILNPAPAGVLPDELLQMLYLITPNETEAEILTGIKVKDEHSAEQAAAALKATGVQHVIITLGSKGAWVSAGRHRCLVPAPIVKAVDTTAAGDVFNGALAHALSLNQEWLTAVGYACKAAAISVTRIGAQSSAPTFQELN; encoded by the coding sequence ATGCATAAAATATTAGTTATAGGCAGCACCAATACAGATATGGTGATCCTTACCGAACGTTTTCCGGAACCTGGTGAAACCATTGTTGGTGGAAAGTTCTTAATAAATCCGGGAGGGAAAGGTGCAAACCAGGCAGTCGCTGCTGCCCGTTTGGGCGCAGCGCTTACCTTTATCACCTGTATGGGCAACGATGCCTTTGGCGCTACAAGCCGCCAGGGTTTTATACAGGAAGGTATAGATACGTCATTTATCATTACCGACCCACTGCAGGCTTCCGGTACGGCTTTAATTACTGTAAATGAGGCCGGTGAAAATACCATTGTTGTGGCGCCAGGAGCTAATGCACAATTGCTGCCCGAAAAGCTGAAGGGCATGGAGTTTTTGTTTGGAACTCATGAATATCTGCTGATGCAACTTGAAATCCCAATTGAAACGGTAAGTTATGCAGCTGAAACGGCAAACAGGCAGGGCAAAAAAGTAATCCTGAACCCTGCGCCAGCTGGTGTTTTACCAGATGAACTTTTACAAATGCTGTACCTGATTACCCCGAATGAAACAGAGGCTGAAATCCTGACCGGAATAAAAGTGAAGGATGAGCATTCAGCGGAACAGGCCGCAGCAGCTTTAAAAGCAACAGGTGTGCAGCATGTGATCATTACCTTAGGCAGTAAAGGCGCCTGGGTATCGGCTGGCCGGCACCGCTGCCTGGTTCCTGCCCCTATTGTAAAAGCCGTAGATACTACTGCCGCCGGAGATGTTTTTAACGGCGCGCTGGCACATGCGCTTTCCCTAAACCAGGAATGGCTAACCGCAGTAGGTTATGCCTGCAAAGCGGCTGCCATCTCTGTTACACGGATCGGCGCACAATCCTCAGCCCCAACATTTCAGGAACTTAACTAA
- a CDS encoding MmcQ/YjbR family DNA-binding protein codes for MNIEDLRDYCLSKPGTTEGLPFGEQTLVFKVGGKIFLLIGLEQANRFNAKCDPERAIELRERHPEIIPGFHMNKKHWNTIYMDGGLKPALIRELIDHSYELVFESLPKKLQ; via the coding sequence ATGAACATTGAAGATTTACGTGACTACTGCCTAAGCAAGCCCGGAACAACAGAAGGCCTACCCTTCGGAGAACAAACATTAGTATTTAAAGTAGGTGGTAAAATATTTCTGCTTATCGGGTTAGAACAAGCCAACCGGTTTAATGCCAAATGTGATCCCGAACGGGCTATAGAATTACGTGAAAGACATCCTGAAATTATTCCTGGTTTTCATATGAATAAAAAACACTGGAATACCATTTATATGGATGGTGGTTTAAAACCAGCACTCATTCGCGAATTGATTGACCATTCTTATGAACTGGTTTTTGAAAGCCTGCCTAAAAAGCTGCAATAA
- a CDS encoding helix-turn-helix transcriptional regulator — translation MKTYTPAVILRPFIKAYKIIESRDERINRVIPNTSFAIAFRFRGQISYITETGKTALPAATFSGLRKSVRLINYAAQTAALIVQFEETGVSAFFRQPLQALFEESISLDNFFPSSEISIVEERLAKATNDLATIAIVEQFLYSKLDHNKPDKLVSEAIARIHSNHGIIKINDLAQSLYISNDAFEKRFRKVVGATPKQFSSIVKIKTIIDQNPAPSTFTEIALEHGYYDQPHFNKDFKLFTGQTPTEFFKSGQYW, via the coding sequence ATGAAAACGTATACACCTGCTGTAATATTACGGCCATTCATCAAAGCTTACAAAATTATAGAGAGCAGGGATGAACGGATTAACAGGGTTATACCAAATACTTCATTTGCGATTGCGTTTCGTTTTAGGGGCCAAATTTCGTACATCACTGAAACGGGCAAAACAGCATTACCTGCCGCAACATTTTCGGGTTTGCGAAAATCTGTACGGCTGATCAATTATGCGGCCCAAACAGCGGCTTTAATTGTACAGTTTGAAGAAACGGGCGTATCTGCTTTTTTCAGGCAACCGCTTCAGGCGTTATTTGAGGAAAGTATCTCATTAGATAATTTCTTTCCGTCATCTGAAATTTCAATTGTAGAAGAGCGCTTAGCTAAAGCAACAAATGATCTGGCAACAATTGCCATTGTGGAGCAATTTTTATACTCAAAGCTGGACCACAACAAGCCCGACAAGCTTGTATCGGAAGCTATAGCCAGAATTCATTCAAATCATGGAATAATTAAGATTAATGACTTAGCTCAAAGTTTATACATCAGCAATGATGCTTTTGAGAAAAGATTCAGAAAAGTGGTTGGCGCTACTCCCAAACAATTTTCTTCCATAGTAAAAATCAAAACCATTATTGACCAAAATCCTGCACCATCCACCTTTACCGAGATTGCACTTGAACATGGTTACTATGATCAGCCCCACTTTAATAAAGATTTTAAGCTTTTTACAGGACAGACACCAACAGAATTTTTCAAGTCGGGCCAATATTGGTAA